A single Carnobacterium alterfunditum DSM 5972 DNA region contains:
- the liaF gene encoding cell wall-active antibiotics response protein LiaF, with protein sequence MKNNWRWFLVIESLLVIVALYQLINNLFILGLFAIGCWLIYLGRKHQERKKRAYLVIGIFSTVFALMSLGGFWYMSIVAIIFFYMNYGKLFSGMDTFNFQQAPWNEKEIIVVETTDRLPKNAKRFKRNWFGNERIGSSIYEWDDINFSIFMGDTIIDLGNTILPKTESHIVIRKGFGKTRILVPTGIGLMVEHSAIKGKILFEEQCYILENESIKMYSNHYENQARTLKIITNVLVGDLEVITI encoded by the coding sequence ATGAAGAATAATTGGAGATGGTTCTTAGTAATTGAATCACTTTTAGTAATAGTAGCATTATACCAACTTATTAATAATCTATTCATATTAGGGCTCTTTGCTATTGGGTGCTGGTTAATATATTTAGGTCGAAAACACCAAGAAAGGAAAAAAAGGGCCTATTTAGTTATTGGAATTTTTTCGACAGTTTTTGCTTTAATGTCTCTCGGTGGTTTTTGGTATATGTCAATAGTGGCCATTATTTTCTTTTATATGAATTATGGGAAATTATTTTCTGGAATGGACACGTTTAATTTTCAACAAGCACCCTGGAATGAAAAAGAAATTATCGTTGTAGAGACGACAGACCGCTTACCCAAAAATGCTAAACGGTTTAAAAGAAATTGGTTTGGTAATGAAAGGATAGGGAGTTCGATTTACGAATGGGACGATATTAATTTTTCGATTTTCATGGGCGATACGATCATTGATTTAGGCAATACCATTTTACCTAAAACGGAAAGTCATATTGTTATCCGAAAAGGATTCGGGAAAACACGTATTTTAGTACCAACTGGAATAGGTTTAATGGTAGAACATAGCGCTATTAAAGGTAAAATTTTATTTGAGGAACAATGTTATATCTTGGAAAATGAATCCATTAAAATGTATAGTAATCATTATGAAAACCAAGCTAGAACTTTAAAAATAATAACAAATGTATTAGTAGGAGATTTAGAGGTGATCACAATATGA
- a CDS encoding IS3 family transposase codes for MAYELKEEGFKLKDILLVVGIPESTYHYYVKQLKKIDSNQRLKEQIEQLFFQFKERFGYKRITNELKKLGYSVNHKKVYRLMKEMGLKCVKFIRKSRKYNSYKGKVGTIAKNKLNRRFSTSITLQKLVTDVTEFKCTGGEKLYLSPILDLFNSEVIAYGINKRPILDLVMKPLEEAIGMLKEYATVRTTLHSDQGWQYQHNHWVKTLKKNNVFQSMSRKATCADNAAIENFFGILKQEMYHGEKLVSYEELKSRIEEYIEWYNHVRSKAKLAGLSPVEYRIQTSQSAE; via the coding sequence GTGGCATACGAACTTAAAGAAGAAGGATTCAAACTAAAAGATATCCTTCTGGTGGTGGGTATTCCAGAGTCAACCTATCACTATTACGTAAAGCAATTAAAAAAAATAGATAGTAATCAGCGACTAAAAGAACAGATTGAACAACTTTTCTTTCAGTTCAAAGAGCGATTTGGATACAAACGCATTACAAATGAACTGAAGAAACTAGGTTATAGTGTCAATCACAAGAAAGTTTATCGTCTCATGAAAGAAATGGGTTTGAAGTGTGTTAAATTTATTAGAAAATCTCGGAAATATAACTCTTATAAAGGAAAAGTAGGCACTATTGCCAAGAATAAGTTAAATAGACGCTTCTCTACATCCATCACTTTACAGAAGCTCGTCACCGACGTGACAGAGTTTAAATGTACAGGCGGAGAAAAGCTCTACCTTAGTCCTATTCTAGATCTATTTAATAGTGAAGTGATAGCTTATGGAATAAATAAACGACCTATCCTGGACTTAGTGATGAAACCTTTAGAAGAAGCCATCGGCATGCTTAAAGAATACGCCACGGTTCGTACCACTCTTCATTCTGATCAAGGTTGGCAGTATCAGCATAATCATTGGGTCAAAACACTAAAGAAAAATAACGTTTTTCAGAGTATGTCTCGCAAGGCGACTTGTGCAGATAATGCGGCAATAGAAAATTTCTTCGGCATCCTAAAACAAGAAATGTATCATGGGGAGAAATTAGTCAGTTATGAGGAATTGAAATCAAGAATTGAAGAATATATCGAATGGTATAATCATGTTCGATCAAAAGCAAAATTGGCTGGCTTAAGTCCGGTAGAATACCGAATTCAAACCAGCCAATCAGCTGAATAA
- the mltG gene encoding endolytic transglycosylase MltG translates to MSKRKKNNQIKNQKEEKINFTGEASERQKEKTLVKKIVLSIIAAFILLLVLFGVIGYQYVTTSLEPLDRENKTELVVEIPTGSSSKDIARILQDKGVIKSAIVFSYYIRLNNETGFQAGDYEFSPSMSLDSIIDQLQKGGTIAEYEGTKILVKEGTTIDQIGDDIAGNTEYSKKDFLAVIQNKVFLKEMETKFPELLTSALKAEDTRYTLEGYLFPATYDFPEEMPIEELVENMISKMDEVMQEFYPEITESKKTVHDILTLSSLVEREGSTSEDRKLIAGVFYNRLDIAMPLQTDVAVLYALEEHKEYVTNNDVTVESPYNLYKHPGFGPGPVNNPSADAINATVEPTESKYLYFLADLETEKVYYSETYQQHLEYQAEYINQ, encoded by the coding sequence TGTCAAAAAGAAAAAAGAACAACCAGATAAAAAATCAAAAAGAAGAAAAAATCAATTTTACTGGTGAAGCAAGTGAAAGACAAAAAGAAAAAACCCTAGTTAAGAAAATAGTCCTTAGCATTATAGCCGCATTTATTCTACTGTTAGTCCTTTTTGGTGTAATAGGGTATCAATATGTTACCACATCCTTAGAACCGCTAGATAGAGAGAATAAAACGGAATTAGTAGTCGAGATTCCAACAGGTTCTAGTTCTAAAGATATTGCACGAATTTTACAAGATAAGGGTGTCATTAAAAGTGCCATTGTATTTAGTTATTATATTCGTTTAAATAATGAAACAGGATTTCAAGCTGGAGACTATGAGTTTTCGCCGTCGATGTCTCTTGATTCAATTATTGACCAACTTCAAAAAGGTGGAACAATTGCCGAATATGAAGGAACTAAAATATTAGTTAAAGAAGGTACTACGATCGATCAAATTGGTGATGATATTGCAGGGAATACAGAATACAGCAAAAAAGACTTCTTAGCTGTTATTCAAAATAAAGTCTTTCTGAAAGAAATGGAAACAAAATTTCCTGAATTATTAACTTCCGCTTTAAAAGCTGAAGATACTAGATACACTTTAGAGGGCTATTTATTTCCTGCAACTTATGACTTTCCTGAAGAAATGCCGATAGAAGAATTGGTTGAAAATATGATTAGTAAAATGGATGAAGTTATGCAAGAATTTTATCCTGAAATAACAGAGTCAAAAAAAACAGTACATGATATTTTAACGTTATCCTCATTAGTTGAACGTGAAGGGTCTACATCAGAAGATCGCAAATTAATTGCTGGAGTTTTTTATAATCGTTTAGATATCGCTATGCCTTTACAAACCGATGTTGCTGTTCTTTATGCATTGGAAGAACATAAAGAATATGTAACAAATAATGATGTTACGGTCGAGTCTCCTTATAATTTATACAAGCATCCAGGTTTTGGCCCGGGACCTGTTAACAACCCTAGTGCTGATGCAATAAATGCAACCGTCGAACCTACCGAATCAAAGTATCTTTATTTCTTAGCAGATTTAGAAACTGAAAAAGTGTACTATTCCGAAACTTATCAGCAACATCTTGAGTATCAAGCAGAATATATTAATCAATAA
- the udk gene encoding uridine kinase, translating into MTNKKRPIVIGVTGGSGSGKTSVSRAIYNQFAGHSILMLEQDFYYKDQNELSFDERLKTNYDHPFAFDTDLLIKHLEDLIDYKSIKKPVYDYAAHTRSKDIIIQEPKEVIILEGILILEDVRLRKLMDIKVYVDTDDDIRIIRRIKRDIEERGRTLNSVIDQYLNVVKPMHHQFVEPSKKYADIIIPEGETNQVAIDLMTTKIRSILV; encoded by the coding sequence ATGACGAACAAAAAAAGACCAATAGTGATTGGTGTTACTGGTGGATCGGGTAGTGGGAAAACTAGTGTGAGTCGTGCAATCTACAATCAATTTGCAGGTCATTCTATTTTAATGCTGGAACAAGATTTTTATTATAAAGATCAAAATGAATTATCATTCGATGAGCGTTTAAAAACAAATTATGACCACCCATTTGCATTTGATACAGATTTACTTATTAAGCACTTAGAAGATTTAATCGATTATAAATCGATCAAAAAACCGGTTTATGATTATGCTGCACATACAAGAAGCAAAGATATTATTATACAAGAACCTAAAGAAGTTATCATACTTGAAGGCATCTTAATTCTAGAGGATGTACGATTAAGAAAATTAATGGATATAAAAGTATATGTAGATACAGATGACGACATACGAATTATTCGACGTATCAAGCGGGATATAGAAGAACGAGGCCGGACGTTGAATTCAGTTATTGATCAGTACTTAAACGTAGTAAAACCTATGCATCATCAATTCGTGGAACCTTCTAAAAAATATGCAGATATCATCATTCCAGAAGGTGAAACTAATCAAGTGGCTATCGATTTGATGACAACTAAAATTAGAAGTATATTAGTTTGA
- the greA gene encoding transcription elongation factor GreA: MIEKVYPMTLEGKKKLEEELEYLKTVKRKDIVERIKIARSFGDLSENSEYESAKDEQAFVEGRVTTIENMLRFSEIIDNSKTASDEVSLGRKVSFIELPNGDEEEYTIVGSAEADPFKGLISNDSPIAKALMGKKVGSEVTFSTPGGDMLVKITEIS, translated from the coding sequence ATGATTGAGAAAGTATATCCAATGACCTTAGAAGGCAAAAAAAAGTTAGAAGAAGAATTAGAGTATCTTAAAACAGTTAAACGAAAAGATATCGTAGAAAGAATTAAAATCGCTCGTAGCTTTGGAGATTTATCTGAAAATTCTGAATATGAGTCAGCAAAGGATGAGCAAGCTTTTGTTGAAGGAAGAGTGACCACCATCGAGAATATGTTGCGTTTTTCTGAGATTATTGATAACTCAAAAACGGCATCAGATGAAGTTTCATTAGGCAGAAAAGTAAGCTTCATTGAGTTACCTAATGGAGACGAAGAAGAATACACGATTGTTGGTAGTGCCGAAGCTGATCCATTTAAAGGCTTGATTTCGAATGACTCACCGATTGCAAAAGCCTTAATGGGCAAAAAAGTAGGCAGTGAAGTAACCTTTTCTACGCCAGGTGGAGACATGTTAGTCAAAATCACAGAAATCAGCTAG
- a CDS encoding helix-turn-helix domain-containing protein translates to MTKYSEEFKLQVVQEYLNGPLGFQLLAKKYALSSTTPLNNWVKAYRKLGLDGLKRKQTKAAYSVQFKVDVLHFIKQTGTSYSDTAITFGMNNPSLIANWNQAFQGKGIEGLKPHPKGRPSMTKKPKKQQLKPGTSADCSRQELEREIELLQLENAYLKKLKAFQKNPDVFLEKHKQQWHTNLKKKDSN, encoded by the coding sequence ATGACAAAATATAGTGAAGAATTTAAGTTACAAGTTGTTCAAGAGTATCTAAACGGCCCTTTGGGCTTTCAATTACTAGCGAAGAAATATGCTCTTTCCTCTACAACTCCCCTTAATAATTGGGTAAAGGCATACCGAAAACTTGGTTTGGACGGTTTAAAAAGGAAACAGACGAAAGCAGCTTACTCTGTTCAATTTAAGGTAGATGTATTACACTTTATAAAACAGACAGGCACTTCTTATTCAGATACAGCCATTACCTTCGGCATGAATAATCCTTCCCTTATCGCAAATTGGAATCAAGCTTTCCAAGGCAAGGGAATTGAAGGCCTAAAACCACACCCAAAGGGGCGTCCTTCAATGACTAAAAAACCAAAAAAACAGCAACTGAAACCAGGCACATCAGCAGATTGTTCTAGACAAGAATTAGAACGAGAAATTGAACTACTGCAATTGGAGAATGCCTATTTAAAAAAGTTGAAAGCTTTTCAGAAGAATCCCGACGTCTTTCTCGAAAAGCACAAGCAGCAGTGGCATACGAACTTAAAGAAGAAGGATTCAAACTAA